A DNA window from Theobroma cacao cultivar B97-61/B2 chromosome 5, Criollo_cocoa_genome_V2, whole genome shotgun sequence contains the following coding sequences:
- the LOC18598736 gene encoding uncharacterized protein LOC18598736 — translation MKLVTSNPNLPKLPFWRGSSIRNGVRTHGMVEDIGKKFAGRELSDNDDDDDDDSSTKKGEMGDAYHFDDDERREWRAKIRDVLCKHPEIQEELDPVEKLNQMQKLLADYPLVVDEDDPDWPEDADGWGFNLGQFFDKITIKNAKKDKDDEDYDSENEVVWQDDKYIRPIKQIKIAEWEETVFKDISPLIILVHNRYKRPKENERVWDELEKAVHVIWNCSLPSPRCVAVDAVVEDALVSALKVSVFPELIFTKAGKILYREQAIRTADELSKMMAFFYYGAAKPPCLDCIGNSQEMIPSVAIKR, via the exons ATGAAGCTCGTCACTT CCAACCCAAACTTACCTAAGTTGCCTTTCTGG AGGGGAAGTTCCATTAGAAATGGAGTAAGAACACATGGAATGGTAGAAGATATTGGAAAGAAATTTGCGGGACGAGAATTAAGTGACAATGATGATGACGATGACGATGATTCATCAACGAAAAAGGGTGAGATGGGTGATGCATATCATTTTGATGATGACGAGCGACGTGAATGGAGGGCCAAGATTAGGGACGTTCTTTGTAAGCATCCTGAAATTCAGGAGGAGCTTGACCCAGTTGAAAAGTTGAACCAGATGCAAAAGCTTCTGGCTGATTATCCTCTGGTTGTAGATGAGGACGATCCAGATTGGCCTGAAGATGCTGATGGCTGGGGTTTCAACCTGGGCCAGTTCTTTGATAAGATCACTATCAAGAATGCCAAGAAGGATAAGGATGATGAGGATTATGATAGTGAGAATGAAGTAGTATGGCAAGATGATAAGTATATTCGTCcaatcaaacaaattaagaTTGCTGAATGGGAAGAGACTGTATTCAAGGACATTAGCCCTTTAATCATTCTTGTGCACAACCGCTACAAAAG gccaaaagaaaatgaaagagttTGGGATGAGCTGGAGAAAGCTGTGCACGTCATATGGAATTGCAGCCTGCCTTCACCAAGA TGTGTAGCAGTTGATGCTGTAGTCGAGGATGCTTTGGTCTCTGCTCTAAAAGTGTCTGTCTTTCCAGAATTAATATTCACTAAAGCTGGGAAAATTTTATACCGTGAGCAAG CTATTCGAACTGCAGATGAGCTGTCGAAAATGATGGCATTCTTTTATTATGGAGCTGCCAAGCCACCCTGTTTAGATTGTATTGGAAATAGCCAGGAAATGATCCCATCAGTTGCCATCAAGAGATAA